The following proteins are co-located in the Atribacterota bacterium genome:
- a CDS encoding 4Fe-4S dicluster domain-containing protein, with protein sequence MADQKSPFPNIAREEIPWFPTIDPEKCIGCGECIEFCANGVFAQDGDKAVVQNKFNCVVGCDRCASFCPSGALTFPSKEELVATLKRLRERQKV encoded by the coding sequence ATGGCTGATCAAAAAAGTCCCTTTCCCAACATCGCTCGAGAGGAGATCCCTTGGTTCCCCACCATTGACCCTGAGAAATGCATCGGCTGCGGAGAATGCATCGAGTTTTGTGCCAACGGAGTTTTTGCGCAAGATGGAGATAAGGCCGTAGTGCAAAACAAGTTCAACTGTGTGGTGGGATGTGACCGCTGCGCTTCGTTCTGTCCCTCTGGAGCTCTGACGTTCCCTTCCAAGGAGGAACTCGTAGCTACGCTCAAGAGGCTCAGAGAGAGACAAAAGGTATAG